Part of the Zea mays cultivar B73 chromosome 4, Zm-B73-REFERENCE-NAM-5.0, whole genome shotgun sequence genome is shown below.
CGCCGCAGCCGCCTCcgtgcgcgccgctgccgcctcggctctcaggtcagtgcagagcaactggaggtccgctacctcggcaccctgctgagaaaggcgcgcagtagccccggcaagcgaggtcctcagggaccgcagcgagccccagacatcgacctcgcggcggatgaacgacaacttggcggcgctccgatctgtcagatcctgagggaaggaaacggggcgtcacgaagaacgcctcggtcacagaagggaaaaggtatgcctgaaaccgttacctggaggattctggggacgtccctgcagaaaacctccagcgacgaccggagcgaccccaccgtcgcttcagcacactcgcggagctcatcccaggactggtcctcccgttcatcgtcgagaacgaagacggggtccgaggccacacgggtccggaaccggagcaactggcgccggacctcggggctccgccgcacagcaatgaggctgccgcccggcgggacggatcgcgcctccccgcccacctcttccgaggcaccgggcgctgacgcatcagccgtctcgaCGTCGGCAGCAACCGATCGCTCTCCAaccgggacggcggcgacttcggtagcggcaggcgccggcatggccggcacgaccggtgggctcgggaccacgtcggcgtcagccgcctcccctatcacaatggccgcctcggcagaggagccagcctcgggaacctgctccacggcgaccggcgccgcccgagccccctgaggtggaacgccaggcgagagggtcggctgaacggcaaggcccggagcggcgctggccgcacaagccggcgtcgtcttaagtgccttccggggtgccaggtcggtcaggccgtggcttcgcttgctgaggaaaaaagaaaaatcacggccaggacatatgaatggaaagccaggacgaagacattccgagatacttacccgctccgggccatgatccaccgtgcctggggggaagtctcttggatcccggcccccggaaccgccgccgaggtccgcttcgctggCAACTTCGGCACCGCCCtcgctttggacgcccggggggcaGATCGCCCAGGCACTGTAACGGCGGCCTGAGGGTCGcctccctgcgctgccggcgcgaaCGGCAGCTcccggggagcagacgccctggcctggccccccggggtcacctcagctCTTCCGGCCGAGGGGTCAGGAGCCCTCTCAGGTTGCCCTCGCCCCTCAGGCCGGGACCCCGATGTCCCGACTCCGGGGATTGACGGCGTCAGCCCACTCgagggctggcttgacggctcctggccaaaccccaagccggggctgaagccaagacgggcggccatgtcgtcctcctcgtcatcatcttcatcatcgtcgtcgtcgtcaggcatttccggcgacggctccctcgggagcccctccctctcctgctggcgacggagcttttccaaggcgtctcgggcccgcctccgctcgcgggcccgggccttctccacgtccttcttcttcttcctctcctccgcggcgacccgccgcgctgctcggtccaccgcgtcctgcgggacccgtggcagggaaggcttgtgccaccccacctcctgaagaggaGGGGAAAAACCccaatcgtaagaaccaggagcaacctgatgtatgaagaaggaagaagCGGACACTCACTAGAGTCACACACCctcggtcggggcgcatcaaaagctgggagaaggcgtgggggtccagcttccccaacgcaacggacacccgccattggagggcgtcgaagggaagaggatcaggggacatccgcgagccctcccagtcggcctccggggtcatctcccaaagcgacagccgccgctccgccaagggaagcaccctccgacggtggatggcggcaatcactcccgcagcggtgagtccccccttccgcagcgcctccaaggcctggagaagtggctcgaggttcttctgtctttcgtgcggggtcccgtggcgccaggcgtcggtggcagcggtgactactcgctgggagaacggcgggagcaactcgccgtcgttccggaggtagaaccaccggcgctgccaccctttgttcgaggacgcgaggatggcaggaatatacagcgacgcccgcgactgccttagCAGGACGGTACAGCTGCCGGCCCGCACCGTTGCAcggactttcctctcccccgttggcgaggcaaaaagctccgcgcaaaagagatgggtccacaaatcccaatggggggcgatccccaagtacccctcgcacaccgctacgaagatggcggcctgcgagatggagttaggggtgaggttgtgcaactccaccccatagtggtacaggatcgcccgcatgaagcggcccgccggcacaccgaatccccgctcgtggaaggagacaaagctcacgatgtaccccggcggtggggacggagcggctccgcccacgggaggaatccactccggtcgctgcttatcggtgagaggacggagcaaaccctcgccgaccagattCTCCAGGTCACTTGctgtcaccgtggaaaagggccatggatcgcacgacgagatgatggtcacccggtcagccatcaccgagcgaaAGGGATGGCGACGcgaggggcaggaagggcggtttcctcttccctggctaagtctctcaggttgcgaaaacctaagagggaggcaggaagcggagcaaagaaccgtcaccagaccctctcccgggtatataaagaccaaggcgaggccggttccaacgttccgcccagaccagacgcgggattcaaaaacgcgaagcgaaacagccgttcctcgaacggctcgcgcacgcgcagcggccgccccgccaaccactcgccccgtcgcattaactccacggcgggacaggcggcgcttctagcaggaaaagcgggcgacgcttcgccttcgccaaaaTGACCGCGCCAAgagaggtacgccgcgtcgttcgatttcatatcattttccttttttccttttcctctatctcttgcaacagggaccgggaaagggggataccccgaaaaggatccttccccgtgaaggaaccaggctccgagcctccctattgatcagaggttcgaaggttggccccccgaagggttcgacagccgcctcagatcgcgtgggccctacacccactactggtcagaggttcgaaggtcggccccccgaagggttcgacggccgcctcaggctactcgggctccgcgcccattactgatcaggggttcgaaggctggcccccgaagggttcacagtcgcctcagacgccgagcgagggatgaccatgggtacgttcgatacataaccaaggcttgggctgcgctcccgaggtaccctaggacatttccgagaccagcgggagcgatcttgtaacggaatcccatcagagggaggcatcgagccctcggaccccgttgccaggggaccgggtccggcagatcacccgcaggtacttttgggcgtgcctctgggcccatagccgacccctaacgaacggggcacggacgtccactcggattacccgcttgcagctcaccggagacaccatgttcggcgcccatcgagggtaacatggcgctttccccccctcctccttgcggaaaggcgacgcaggggcgtatgcaaaaagccgagtctgtccctgatcgccctctcgccctgtgcagaggctcgggggctgctctcgcaaacccggctccggttgaaccgttgacagcgtcaacataccagcccgagaacttgggccccgaccgtacacccgggctacggccagttcgtatgagggaacaaccagaccagccgaagcattacgcgaggcattaagacctcgaaggagtgaaaccactcctccgaggcctcgggggctacacccggcgggtgcgctcgcgcgcacccaccggaacaaaatgcaaccgagaaaggctggtccccttgcaaaaaagtgcgacgaaagcctccaagcgagtgctaacactccctttgaggctcgggggctactgtcggggaccataattaggggtaccctcaagactcctaattctcagctggtaacccccatcagcataaagctgcaaaggcctgatgggtgcgattaagtcagggatcagtccattcgagcgactcgatcgtgcctcgcccgagcctagcctcgaacaagggcagccgaccccgaaggatttccgtctcgcccgaggcccccctccaacggcggacacatctccggctcgcccgaggccctgccttcgctaagaagcaaccctgactaaatcgccgcaccgaccgaccaagtcgcaggagcatttaacgcaaaggtgacctgacacctttgtccggacgcgcgccctccggcagagccgaagtgaccgccgtcacttcgccgctccactgaccggcctgacagaaggacagcgccgcctgcgccactccgactgcagtgccacttgacagagtgagactgacaggcagtcaggccctgccaaaggcaccataggaagctccgcccgacccagggctcggactcgggctaggtcccggaagacggcgaactccgctctgcccgacctagggctcggactcgggctaggtcccggaagacggcgaactccgctccgcccgacccagggctcggactcgggctaggtcccggaagacggcgaactccgctccgcccgacccagggctcggactcgggctaagtcccggaagacggcgaactccactccgcccgacccagggctcggactcgggctcagccccagaagacgacgaactccgcttcgcccgaccccagggctcggactcgggctcagccccagaagacgacgaactccgcttcgcccgaccccagggttcggactccgccctggcctctgccgaacgacctccgcctcgcccgaccaaggggttcggacttggcctcggccatggaagacagactcgacctcggcttcggaggagcctccacgtcgcccaacctagggcgcaggccagccacgtcaacaggaagcgccatcatcaccctaccccgagctgacgcgggccgcggagaacaagaccggtgtcccatctggctagctccgccagataggcaatgatggcgccccgcatgctctgtgacgacggcggctctcagctctcttacggaagcaggaggacgtcagcaaggactcaaccgctccgacagctgtccctccgccaggctccgtcgctcctccgacggccacgacatcacaccagctgggtgccaaaatctctccggctgccacatcggcatgtacttagggcgctagctctcccccgctagacacgtagcactctgctacacccccattgtacacctggatcctctccttacgcctataaaaggaaggaccagggccctcttagagagggttggccgcgcggggacgaggacgggacatgcgctctcttggggccgctcgcttccctctcccgcgtggacgtttgtaaccccctactgcaagcgcacccgacctgggcgcaggacgaacacgaaggccgcgggattcccacctctctcacgccggtctccggccgcctcgctcttttccccccttcgcgctcgcccacgcgctcgacccatctgggctggggcacgcggcgacactcactcgtcggcccgagggacctccggtctcgaaacgccgacatatatGTATGTATATGCGGCCCCAACTGATAATTACTGAAAGATTTTAGTAATTATTGGTAACGACTAAGCGCTATTCAGTTATTAGTAGAAACTAATAAGTGTTTCTTTAGTAATTACCGTCTGAGCGACAAATATTGTTGCACAGTGTTGACTAACAATTTTTAGTCCTTGATCTGAAATTTATTTTTTAAAAAGAAAAATATATACACTGACTTTCGCCGAGAAACGCTGATTTTTACTAGAGAAATAAAAAATTTGGCCGAGTTTTTTTTTGAGAACTCAAACAATTCAAAATTCACCGGTTTTGGTCGTTACCGCTAATAAAAAAAGGAAAACGAGATGGTTAACCTGGGCTCAAAATCTCGGGCTCGGGTCGGCGGCAAGGCGGCAACGGTTACTGGAGTGGGCCCAAAATCTCTGTTGCGTCAGCGTGCGCCCGCCTCCCTGCCTGTGGTATGTGGAAGTGAAGTGTGGATAGACAGCGCGGCGAGACAAGCGAACCTCTGCGGCCCGCAGGCTCCAGCGCTCATCCACCTCTCATGGCCACCGCCACCGCTTCCCGCCTCGCCGTCCTCGCGCCGCGGCCGTCGCGCCCCGCACCGGGGCGCCGGCGACATGCTCCTGCTACCGGTCGTGGTCCTCCCCTCCCTCGCAGTCTCTACGCAGCGCCCCGCGGCCGCGTTCTCTGCCTCGCGGCCCCCGCGCCCGCTGCTGCCTCCACCACCGACGCCGGCCAGGACCGCCTCCAGAAGGTAGCCGCCTGCCCGTCGTTACTCGTTAGCGAGGCAGCGATTTATTTCATGTTGTATTATTTATAATCGTGTATGTATACATTGGTGATTTCCACTATTGCGTTGTGCCGGTGCTCATTAGCGTGTTATTTCGGCGCGTGTTTTGTCCTGCTAGGTGCCCATTTCGAATATCAGGAACTTCTGCATCATCGCGCACATTGACCATGGCAAGTCCACACTGGCGGATAAGCTGCTGGAGCTTACTGGCACGGTGCAGAAGAGGGAGATGAAGGAGCAGTTTCTGGATAACATGGAcctggagagggagagagggatcaCCATAAAATTGCAGGTACCGATACACAAAGTTGTAACATGTGACCGGTCGGTTAATTAAGATCATTTAACATCTCTATGTTTATCAATGGGGCGAAACTCTTGAAATCAATAGTTGCTACACACGGACAATTTTCTTGTGTCTTTGCTAGTTTGGTCTGTCATTTGCTTGTACATAGCTCCTACTGGAGTTCTCCCATTGTATTATTCATTTTTGATGTATGATATGTTTACACATGTTCTAATAATTTGTTTTATAGGCAGCTCGGATGCGCTACGTCATGAATAATGAGCCTTACTGCCTGAATTTAATTGATACACCAGGGCATGTTGATTTCTCGTACGAGGTATGTAGTCGCTTGTTCATACCACTCTCAGACAGAGAAGTTTTACTGCTTCCAGGAGGCAATGATGATTGCTTCCCATTAATTGCTAATTGGAGATTTAATTCTTCTAAAATTTTGAGACCGTTTGGAGTGTATGTGGTTGTACTATGGTAATTTTTGTAGTCCTATTTTCAACACTGGGAGTCGATTTAAACATCTTTGGAACTACCTGATTGGATGCTAGGTTTCCCGCTCTCTAGCTGCCTGTGAGGGCGCACTTCTTGTTGTTGATGCTTCTCAGGTGCAATATATATTTCCTTACTGTAAGTTTCAATAGTTATATATCTGAAGATATTTGTCTTCTGCATGCCAATACACGGAATCTAGCAATGGTTTTGCTGGCTTCCAATATACATGTGCTGCAATGTGAAGGATGTATGATGGCTTTATGCAGGGTGTTGAAGCTCAGACGTTAGCGAATGTGTACCTTGCATTGGAAAACAACCTTGAAATCATACCGGTTTGTTCTACCACATTTCCTGTGCACAAACTATGGTTCCTATTCTCAGATTTTTACAATTGttttcatttcattgcaaaatcccTATACTTTGGGCTTCACCCGAgtatttgaaatactacttttcctTTTTGGTATTGCCCTTTTTACCTCATTAGATCTAGATGCAAACTGAGTAATGAACTAACGATGACAACCATTGTGAAAATCATTCTGTAACATGGATAACAACTTGCTTAAGTTCACTCAAATACATTTAAGATTTAATTGTTTGATTGCCCTTATTAAACTTAGATAGCAAATTAAACAATTTATATGATATCCAGATATCCTTTCTCCTTTTTCTGTTCGACCATGACTTTGTCTTCTAATTCAGGTTCTAAATAAAATAGATCTTCCTGGTGCTGAACCTGATCGTGTCGCACAGGAAATTGAAGAGGTATTTCTGAAAGCATCACCCCTATCTTGGACTTGTCTTCTACGTTCTTTAGCCAACAGTTCCTTGTATTCCCACTTAAAAGTTATGCTCCATTTTTTTCTTAGAACTAAAAATTCATCCTTGCCTTTATTATTACCAGATAATTGGATTGGACTGTCGTGATGCAATTCGGTGTTCAGCAAAGGTtagtttttctttccttttcattTCTTTCCTTTTTTTCTACAGAGTTACTTGTATATAAATTGCAGATAGAACATATTGTGCCCCCTTTATGAACAGATATAATCTTCATCTTAACTTTTTTTTTGTGTTCTTTCATGTAGGAAGGTATAGGCATCACTGAAATATTAGATGCCCTTGTGACCAAAATCCCCCCACCAAAAGATACATCAAAAGATCCTCTCAGGGCTCTTATATTTGACAGGTTCCCTTTAAGTACTTGAGCTCTTTAGAACTGGCTAATTAATGTTATACATGTATCTGAACTATTGCTATATGTTGTCTTTGTGGTTGCAGCTATTATGATCCATACAGAGGTGTAATTGTGTACTTCCGTGTTATTGATGGCAGTATGAAGAAAGGGGACAAGATATGTTTTATGGCCAATGGAAAGGTAATCAAAACCAAACATAAACCTCACCAGGAAACTTAACGCGTTTTTTATTGCTGCAATACTTTTTATTTGAAAAATTAGTTCCTAAAGTATCACTGTAAAGCACCATCAAAATCTACCTTATAGTAATTTATTTGTAtgcgcgaaagggcctctagcgtaatgCTTAAGGCTTGCACCTCCAGGTCCCGGGTTCGATCCCCCTCGGGGGCGAATTTCGGGTTTGGTTAAAAAATTCCCCCCGTTGTGCCCCGCCCAGTCCCGGGTTATGTCCTGCGCGCCACCCTCCGGCTGAGCCGTTGCAGAGTAGAAGATGACGGCCCACTAGTGATGGGGGGtcagggttcggggattttctcagTCGGGGCCAATGTTTCGGTCTCTttttaatataataccgggagaaCGGTCTTTTCCTTCCCAGCTGAGTTTTTTTTTGTAATTTATTTGTATGCCACTTTAGGTATTTCACATCATCTACATTAGTTTCCAGAAACCCATTCTACCCCATCTTCGTCAACCTTCATAATCCTTGTGTATACGGTATACCGTACGTAGAATGACATGCTAAGATTATTATTCATTTAAACAGGAATATGTTGCTGAAGAAATTGGTGTACTATCCCCAAATCAGATGCAAGTTTCTGAACTATATGCTGGCGAGGTAACTTTTATGTTGTGATGTCTTACGTCAATTATAACTCTTTGAAGAAGATAATTATTTTTCAGCTGTCTAATTTCATTTCCTCAAAGATATGGTTATATTGTCTATTCGGCTACTTTATCCAGCTATTTTTCTCAAACATATTATTTTCTAGTTTTGTTACCTATGATTCCTCATAAAAAACACAGTTACCATGTATTAACCATACCAGATTAGAAAATTGATTGTTGCAGTCGGAACAATTTAACCAGGATTTCGTAAACTTATATCTGTATATAATTATCAGCAATCTCCGCACAAGGTCTAGTtcagaagtttttcttcacttttcaTCGTGCGTTCATCTAAAACAATGTCTCTTTGTATCTGATCATTTTTCCACGCTTTGACAGGTTGGTTATCTCTCTGCTTCTATAAGATCAGTAGCAGATGCCAGGGTTGGTGATACTATTACACATTATTCAAAAAAAGCACATCATGCTTTACCAGGATATTCTGAAGCCACTCCAATGGTTTTTTGTGGCTTGTTCCCTATAGATGCTGATCAGTACTGTATCTTCCCTTTATAGAGTTCTGTTTTTTTTCTGTTACTATATAGTTATATGAAACATTGTATTTGCCAATAGGTTTGAGGAGTTGCGGGAAGCGCTGGAAAAACTTCAGCTAAATGATGCTGCCCTAAAGGTGGGGTTTCCTGGCCTACCTATCCATGCATCAAGATTCTTACATACATACTGGCGTTGGCACAAGCTCAAATATCATGAGATCTTTTTTCTCGAACGACGCAGGAGAGCTGTGTGTCATTTCATTAAGAAAGAAAGATAACAGTACATCACATCAGGGGCGGAGTCATCGCTCGGCGAGCCAGGGCACCTGCCCGGGCTTCCTCCGTGTGCGATCCACTTTTAACGTGAAACATTAAAAAAATGGGGCAGAATGGAGGCCCACGTAATGCAATACTTAAAAATGTAAAATCCTGATTGCAATTGTTTGTAAATCCATCTGGCCACAACGGCCCATGAATCAACTAGTACACATCACGTAGGCTAGCTTGGACCTTGATGGACACATGCTGCGCAAGGAGTATTCCTTGTTGTGCAACACTGCAAGTCTGCAACGATCCATTTCTCTGTTTGACTGTTTTCGTGGCGACGCTCTCGATTCTACCCTGTTTCCGTGGCGATCTCCCAATTCCATCTAAACGCGCAAAGCTAGGAGGCGATGTTTAATTGCGGCTAGACTTTGCTTTTGTTTCTATTAAACATCAATCGGTAATATTTTTTAATTCCTCTTAATTTTTTAATCTTTGAATATTTTAGACTATTTGTATTGAACCGTATTTTGAATGCAAACTATCACAATTATCAGCTTTGCTTATTTATTTTAAATAATTAATGTGTGTGCTAGCCGTGCTTAGGCTTATGCCTCGCCCAGTCTCTAGAAAATTCCTAGCTCTGCCACTGCATCACATGAGGGGAGGCATGTGGACT
Proteins encoded:
- the LOC103654911 gene encoding translation factor GUF1 homolog, chloroplastic isoform X2, whose translation is MATATASRLAVLAPRPSRPAPGRRRHAPATGRGPPLPRSLYAAPRGRVLCLAAPAPAAASTTDAGQDRLQKVPISNIRNFCIIAHIDHGKSTLADKLLELTGTVQKREMKEQFLDNMDLERERGITIKLQAARMRYVMNNEPYCLNLIDTPGHVDFSYEVSRSLAACEGALLVVDASQGVEAQTLANVYLALENNLEIIPVLNKIDLPGAEPDRVAQEIEEIIGLDCRDAIRCSAKEGIGITEILDALVTKIPPPKDTSKDPLRALIFDSYYDPYRGVIVYFRVIDGSMKKGDKICFMANGKEYVAEEIGVLSPNQMQVSELYAGEVGYLSASIRSVADARVGDTITHYSKKAHHALPGYSEATPMVFCGLFPIDADQFEELREALEKLQLNDAALKFEPESSSAMGFGFRCGFLGLLHMEIVQERLEREYNLNLIITAPSVVYRVNCADGETVECSNPSLLPEPGKRRSIEEPYVKIEMLTPKDYIGSIMELTQDRRGEFKEMNFITESRAKLIYELPLAEMVGDFFDQLKSRSKGYASMEYSVVGESQLVKLDIQINGDPVEALSTIVHRDKAYAVGRALTQKLKELIPRQMFRVPIQACIGTKVIASEALSAIRKDVLSKCYGGDISRKKKLLKKQAEGKKRMKAIGRVDVPQEAFMAVLRLEKEVL
- the LOC103654911 gene encoding translation factor GUF1 homolog, chloroplastic isoform X1, which produces MATATASRLAVLAPRPSRPAPGRRRHAPATGRGPPLPRSLYAAPRGRVLCLAAPAPAAASTTDAGQDRLQKVPISNIRNFCIIAHIDHGKSTLADKLLELTGTVQKREMKEQFLDNMDLERERGITIKLQAARMRYVMNNEPYCLNLIDTPGHVDFSYEVSRSLAACEGALLVVDASQGVEAQTLANVYLALENNLEIIPVLNKIDLPGAEPDRVAQEIEEIIGLDCRDAIRCSAKEGIGITEILDALVTKIPPPKDTSKDPLRALIFDSYYDPYRGVIVYFRVIDGSMKKGDKICFMANGKEYVAEEIGVLSPNQMQVSELYAGEVGYLSASIRSVADARVGDTITHYSKKAHHALPGYSEATPMVFCGLFPIDADQFEELREALEKLQLNDAALKFEPESSSAMGFGFRCGFLGLLHMEIVQERLEREYNLNLIITAPSVVYRVNCADGETVECSNPSLLPEPGKRRSIEEPYVKIEMLTPKDYIGSIMELTQDRRGEFKEMNFITESRAKLIYELPLAEMVGDFFDQLKSRSKGYASMEYSVVGYRESQLVKLDIQINGDPVEALSTIVHRDKAYAVGRALTQKLKELIPRQMFRVPIQACIGTKVIASEALSAIRKDVLSKCYGGDISRKKKLLKKQAEGKKRMKAIGRVDVPQEAFMAVLRLEKEVL